Proteins found in one Candidatus Woesearchaeota archaeon genomic segment:
- a CDS encoding AAA family ATPase — translation MRRKKTETTKTALPKRNATTAKPAVTAERVPQAERGESTPTIAAPMTFASVLRNPLYTRREALYDLHPPNGFLHRTEQKNELVMELAPILMGSVVPCVFVYGNPGTGKTGMITNLLNELKEEAEKQNITLKTVYVNCSENRTETVIFLEILSQLNPERDYPKMGWTRAKVVAEFTKEAEQHEQILIVLDEVDYVLREEGDDILYRLSRFHNANGKHKNGKGIVSTIIISNDVRVGDYIKPRTNSTIGRVRIVFPPYNNVQLHDILRERATAAFKPGVVSPAVLKKIADIEASRSGDARKAMELLDSCAKSAIAKSRNQLTLDLVSEADAHLEKDQTFELISSLTKQQKLVYLSIIKDQKKSMAGTDVYTQYQETCQGYNLKPLSERRIRSFVVDLKDLGLIQSDVGWVPDLRKKARKIDVTLDAAVRTKAVKLLRDSI, via the coding sequence GTGAGAAGGAAAAAAACAGAGACAACGAAAACAGCCCTGCCAAAACGCAACGCAACGACCGCAAAACCAGCAGTAACGGCAGAGCGAGTACCACAAGCAGAACGGGGTGAGAGCACACCAACAATCGCAGCGCCCATGACGTTTGCATCGGTATTGCGCAACCCACTTTACACAAGACGGGAGGCGCTGTACGACCTGCATCCGCCGAACGGATTCCTGCACCGCACCGAACAAAAAAACGAGCTGGTCATGGAACTGGCACCCATCCTTATGGGTTCAGTTGTGCCCTGTGTATTTGTGTATGGCAACCCGGGCACCGGAAAAACAGGGATGATAACGAATCTGCTGAACGAACTGAAGGAGGAGGCAGAAAAACAAAACATCACGCTCAAAACGGTGTATGTCAACTGCTCGGAAAATCGCACTGAAACGGTGATATTCCTCGAGATACTCAGCCAACTCAACCCAGAACGAGACTACCCGAAAATGGGATGGACTCGCGCAAAGGTTGTTGCTGAATTTACCAAAGAAGCAGAACAGCATGAGCAAATCCTCATCGTGCTCGACGAAGTGGACTATGTGCTGCGCGAAGAAGGGGATGACATCCTCTATCGGCTCAGCAGGTTCCACAACGCCAATGGCAAGCATAAAAATGGAAAGGGAATTGTATCAACTATCATAATTTCCAACGATGTCCGCGTCGGAGACTACATCAAGCCGCGCACCAACTCAACCATCGGCCGCGTGCGCATTGTGTTTCCACCGTACAACAATGTACAGCTCCATGACATCCTTCGCGAACGCGCCACCGCAGCATTCAAGCCTGGTGTCGTAAGCCCTGCGGTGCTGAAAAAAATTGCAGATATTGAAGCATCACGCTCCGGCGACGCGCGAAAAGCAATGGAGCTGCTCGACAGCTGCGCAAAAAGCGCGATTGCAAAAAGCAGAAACCAGCTCACGCTGGACTTGGTGAGCGAGGCAGACGCACACCTTGAAAAAGACCAAACCTTCGAACTCATTTCATCACTCACGAAACAGCAAAAATTAGTGTATCTTTCAATCATCAAGGATCAGAAAAAAAGCATGGCAGGCACTGATGTATATACTCAGTATCAGGAAACCTGCCAGGGATACAATTTAAAGCCGCTCTCCGAGCGGAGAATCCGCTCATTTGTCGTCGATTTGAAAGATTTGGGACTCATCCAGTCAGATGTTGGCTGGGTGCCCGACTTGAGAAAAAAAGCGCGCAAAATTGATGTAACGCTCGACGCCGCCGTACGGACAAAAGCAGTCAAGCTCTTGCGTGATTCCATTTAG
- the infB gene encoding translation initiation factor IF-2, whose product MENKMRSPVCSVLGHVDHGKSSLLDRIRGTAITAKEAGGITQAIGASIIPIATVKKICGPLLEKLHLTLTIPGLLFVDTPGHAAFTSLRKRGGSLSDIAVLVVDINEGFKPQTVEAIQILKACKTPFIIAANKIDVISGWRSGNGMLLPSLAAQQETVKELFETKLYELVGQLFDQSQLPGERFDRVDDFTKTVAIVPCSAKTGEGIPELLMVISGLAQRFLEQSLKVGGKEAKGTILEVKEEKGLGKTLDVILYEGSLKAGDTIVIGALGKPVVTKVRGLFEPAPLAEMRDKKAKFMPVKEVHAATGVKIVAPDIDLVVSGMPLWSATKETLEHVTREIQKEVESVIIETEEEGIILKADSLGSLEALMTLLKGKTISLRKATIGDVTKKDIIDAESNADELQRVILCFNLSPSDEIKALSSKVKIIAHNVIYQLVDDYTAWLKEKSQQMEEGQLDTVIKPCKIRLMPGYVFRQSNPAVVGGEILLGTAKSNTPLMLKDGVTLTSIRAMQKEKENVSEARKGAQLAFSLDNVTVGRQIKEGDILYSAISEADFRKMKELKKYLKPDEAEAAKEIANLMREKNPVWGI is encoded by the coding sequence ATGGAAAACAAAATGCGCAGCCCCGTCTGTTCTGTGCTTGGGCACGTGGATCATGGAAAATCATCCCTCCTTGACCGGATTAGGGGAACCGCCATAACCGCCAAGGAAGCCGGCGGCATCACCCAAGCCATCGGCGCGTCCATTATCCCCATTGCAACAGTGAAGAAAATCTGCGGGCCGCTGCTTGAAAAATTACATCTGACCCTCACGATTCCCGGCCTGTTGTTCGTCGACACTCCCGGCCATGCCGCATTCACGAGCCTGCGCAAGCGCGGCGGCAGCTTGTCAGACATCGCCGTGCTCGTAGTTGACATCAACGAGGGCTTCAAGCCGCAAACCGTTGAGGCAATCCAGATTCTGAAAGCGTGCAAGACACCGTTTATCATCGCTGCCAACAAAATCGACGTCATTTCCGGCTGGCGCTCGGGAAACGGCATGCTGCTCCCCTCTCTTGCCGCACAGCAGGAAACCGTCAAAGAATTGTTTGAAACAAAACTCTACGAGCTTGTTGGGCAATTGTTCGACCAGTCCCAGTTGCCGGGTGAGCGTTTCGACCGCGTCGATGATTTCACTAAAACCGTTGCCATCGTGCCCTGCAGTGCGAAAACCGGCGAAGGCATTCCTGAACTTCTCATGGTCATTTCTGGACTTGCCCAGCGGTTCTTGGAGCAGTCATTAAAAGTCGGCGGCAAAGAAGCAAAAGGTACGATTCTCGAAGTCAAAGAAGAAAAAGGGCTGGGAAAAACATTGGATGTCATCCTCTATGAGGGCTCACTGAAAGCCGGCGACACGATTGTTATCGGCGCGCTCGGCAAGCCCGTGGTCACGAAAGTGCGCGGCCTCTTTGAGCCGGCGCCGCTCGCCGAAATGCGCGACAAGAAAGCGAAATTCATGCCCGTGAAAGAAGTGCACGCGGCCACCGGTGTCAAGATTGTCGCGCCGGACATCGACCTCGTCGTATCCGGCATGCCGCTTTGGAGCGCGACGAAAGAAACACTCGAGCACGTCACGCGCGAAATCCAAAAAGAAGTTGAAAGCGTCATCATCGAAACCGAAGAAGAAGGCATCATCCTCAAGGCAGACAGCCTCGGTTCCCTCGAAGCGCTCATGACACTGCTGAAAGGAAAAACCATTTCCCTGCGCAAGGCAACCATCGGTGACGTCACCAAAAAAGACATTATTGACGCGGAAAGCAATGCTGACGAGCTGCAACGCGTCATCCTCTGCTTTAACTTGAGCCCGTCCGATGAAATCAAGGCACTTTCATCAAAAGTAAAAATCATTGCCCACAATGTTATTTACCAGCTGGTTGATGATTACACCGCATGGCTGAAGGAAAAAAGCCAGCAGATGGAAGAAGGCCAGCTTGACACAGTCATAAAGCCGTGCAAAATCCGGCTCATGCCCGGCTATGTGTTCCGCCAGAGCAATCCTGCAGTTGTCGGCGGTGAAATTCTGCTTGGCACAGCAAAATCAAACACTCCCTTGATGCTCAAAGATGGTGTCACACTCACCAGCATCCGTGCCATGCAGAAAGAAAAAGAAAATGTTAGCGAGGCGCGCAAGGGGGCACAGCTCGCCTTTTCGCTCGATAATGTCACGGTTGGCCGGCAGATAAAAGAAGGAGATATTCTTTACAGCGCGATTTCAGAAGCCGACTTCAGAAAAATGAAAGAACTCAAGAAATACCTCAAGCCCGACGAAGCAGAGGCGGCAAAGGAAATTGCGAATCTCATGCGCGAGAAGAATCCGGTGTGGGGAATCTGA
- a CDS encoding LysM peptidoglycan-binding domain-containing protein, producing the protein MSRLIPAALTGLALLVAPVRTEALTTDGVEFWENWTPESGGYIPELTVEKGDTLFGLVDNLTGNGVNYKIFARYNGIQDPNRIEVGRKIKLPAKFIGRTEEGKKALFGWNLNTVAYDKQLY; encoded by the coding sequence ATGTCACGACTTATTCCTGCAGCACTGACCGGACTTGCATTGCTTGTTGCGCCGGTGAGGACAGAGGCGCTGACGACTGATGGAGTGGAGTTTTGGGAGAATTGGACACCTGAAAGTGGAGGATATATTCCGGAATTAACTGTTGAAAAAGGCGACACTCTTTTTGGGTTAGTAGACAACTTGACTGGTAATGGGGTAAATTATAAGATATTTGCACGTTATAATGGGATCCAAGATCCGAATAGAATAGAAGTAGGACGGAAGATAAAACTTCCGGCAAAGTTTATCGGAAGGACAGAAGAAGGAAAAAAAGCATTGTTTGGCTGGAATTTAAATACAGTAGCATACGACAAACAGTTGTATTAA
- a CDS encoding S16 family serine protease, with amino-acid sequence MKRLLILIVLTLLVLGSLLAYSRTQVGHMTLLAVAEKDGGVLEGSTADLTLTLQPGTGRVFLDTQPASKLDTQMSTRLAKNIACKFVGADCSHYDFFYTITSGSVIIGGPSASSSVALLTAAMLKGIPLRTDIAFTGTISSGNLVGSVAGIQKKIDAAAGAHLQTVLIPAGSRFVPENELTANATDASAATIDLVAYGHTKGVIIIEVSRLDEAFEQFTGKKIATPAVPLKINKQYQKTMQVLGLSLCERSAGLQKNTAKLLIGFNELNQTNLKQIAEAQEIGFNLTLRGQDAYNAGAYYSAASFCFGANVAYKGILYRLQHGTKKELKDLFSKIAADIIKLNAKVNAYPITTITDLQAYMIVKERLIEANDRLVELNKQLPDLSDDDVAGQLGLVVERTYSALAWSAFFNASGRTFEMNNESLRDSCDKKLSETLEFYQYANLLYPNLLAEAKRQMEKATGFQHHGNYALCLFKAAIAKAQINILLSTATLKETELAPFVDNKIAAAEEAVARQQQEDIFPVLGYSYVEYAKSLRDENPVSALLYTEYALELSNLDDYLRPTLSSRTLIRTEVVLIFVAGILIGLLCAEVYHQLRTIAHNRKTRKKRT; translated from the coding sequence ATGAAACGGCTCCTGATACTTATCGTTTTGACGCTGCTTGTACTCGGTTCGTTGCTCGCCTACAGTCGTACGCAGGTCGGTCACATGACGCTCCTTGCCGTCGCGGAAAAAGATGGTGGCGTCTTGGAGGGGAGCACTGCTGATCTAACCTTAACTCTCCAGCCCGGCACGGGCCGCGTTTTTTTGGACACCCAGCCCGCTTCAAAACTGGACACCCAAATGTCGACACGGCTGGCAAAAAATATAGCGTGCAAATTTGTCGGAGCTGATTGTTCACACTATGATTTTTTCTACACTATCACTTCTGGTTCAGTCATCATTGGCGGGCCGAGCGCGAGCAGTTCCGTTGCGCTCCTCACTGCGGCGATGCTGAAAGGAATCCCGCTTCGCACTGATATCGCGTTTACCGGCACCATCAGCTCCGGCAATCTCGTCGGCAGTGTTGCCGGTATCCAGAAAAAAATCGATGCCGCAGCAGGAGCGCACCTACAAACCGTGCTGATTCCTGCGGGTTCGCGCTTTGTACCGGAAAACGAATTGACTGCAAATGCCACAGATGCTTCGGCAGCAACCATCGACCTTGTTGCGTACGGGCATACCAAAGGCGTCATCATCATTGAGGTCAGCCGTCTTGACGAGGCGTTTGAACAGTTTACCGGGAAAAAAATAGCAACGCCCGCCGTTCCCCTCAAAATCAATAAACAATATCAAAAAACAATGCAGGTTCTCGGGCTTTCGCTGTGCGAACGGAGTGCCGGCCTCCAGAAAAATACGGCAAAACTTCTCATTGGCTTCAATGAACTGAATCAGACAAACCTCAAACAAATTGCAGAAGCCCAGGAAATCGGATTCAACCTCACCCTGCGTGGTCAGGATGCGTACAATGCAGGCGCATATTATTCCGCTGCAAGTTTTTGCTTCGGCGCGAATGTTGCGTATAAAGGGATACTCTACCGGCTGCAGCATGGTACCAAAAAAGAATTGAAAGACCTCTTCTCAAAAATAGCTGCTGATATCATCAAGCTCAATGCAAAAGTGAATGCATACCCCATTACAACAATTACTGACTTGCAGGCATACATGATTGTCAAAGAGCGTTTGATTGAAGCAAATGATCGACTGGTTGAACTCAACAAACAACTTCCTGATCTTTCTGATGACGATGTTGCCGGCCAGCTCGGGCTCGTCGTGGAACGCACCTACAGCGCGCTGGCATGGTCGGCTTTTTTCAATGCTTCAGGAAGGACATTTGAAATGAATAATGAATCCTTGCGCGACTCCTGCGACAAAAAACTGTCTGAAACCCTTGAATTTTACCAGTACGCAAACCTCTTGTATCCCAATCTGCTTGCCGAGGCTAAGCGGCAAATGGAAAAAGCAACTGGCTTTCAGCACCACGGCAATTACGCCTTGTGTTTATTCAAAGCAGCAATTGCCAAGGCGCAGATTAATATCCTTCTTTCCACTGCAACACTGAAAGAAACTGAACTTGCGCCCTTTGTTGACAACAAAATCGCTGCTGCAGAAGAAGCAGTTGCGCGGCAGCAGCAAGAAGATATTTTTCCCGTGCTCGGCTACAGCTATGTTGAATACGCGAAAAGCCTGCGCGATGAAAATCCTGTGTCTGCACTGCTCTACACTGAATATGCGCTGGAGTTGAGCAACCTTGATGATTATTTACGCCCAACCCTTTCTTCACGCACCCTCATTCGTACCGAGGTTGTGCTGATTTTTGTTGCAGGCATTTTGATTGGCCTTCTGTGCGCGGAAGTGTACCATCAACTACGTACCATAGCGCACAACCGGAAAACACGGAAGAAACGAACATAA
- a CDS encoding phospholipase D-like domain-containing protein, with the protein MKYLPHVAALFIILIGIFFTYGKPSFTGFAVFEPAPVAETTAHAPIVLFCPHDSCRETFLFLINGSTTVDCANFDVDFPAFVELLKTKEHRLVVDVHNFNKTLAQLNSKPANGKKYMHNKFCILDHSVVITGSMNPTYNDMFRNNNNLIIIQSRTLAQNYEGEFEELWNGVVNKGSATKHPLIILNNKTIENRFCPDDDCGGAVVHALEQANHTIYFMAFSFTHKTIAETLIKKSSEGVVVKGVMEKQQNSTNSVFPLLQKNNVSVQWDSNKYKMHHKVFIIDNETVVTGSMNPSASGAKGNDENILIIHDPALAEKFVEEFELLGQ; encoded by the coding sequence ATGAAGTACCTTCCGCACGTTGCCGCACTTTTTATTATCCTTATCGGCATTTTTTTCACCTATGGCAAGCCATCCTTCACCGGCTTTGCAGTGTTCGAGCCAGCGCCGGTTGCTGAAACGACAGCGCATGCTCCTATTGTTCTTTTCTGCCCACATGATTCTTGCCGTGAAACATTCTTGTTCCTCATCAACGGCTCCACCACGGTTGACTGTGCAAATTTTGACGTTGATTTTCCTGCATTTGTCGAGCTGCTGAAAACAAAAGAACATCGGCTGGTGGTTGACGTGCACAACTTCAACAAAACTCTTGCACAATTGAACAGCAAGCCTGCAAACGGAAAAAAATATATGCACAACAAATTCTGCATCCTCGATCATAGTGTTGTGATCACCGGCAGCATGAATCCGACCTACAACGATATGTTCCGGAACAACAACAATCTGATTATTATCCAATCACGCACGCTTGCGCAGAATTACGAAGGCGAATTCGAAGAGCTCTGGAACGGTGTGGTGAATAAAGGAAGCGCAACAAAACATCCACTCATTATTCTCAACAACAAAACGATTGAAAACCGTTTTTGCCCGGATGATGACTGTGGCGGCGCCGTTGTTCACGCGCTTGAACAGGCGAACCACACTATCTATTTTATGGCATTTTCGTTCACCCACAAAACCATTGCGGAAACACTTATCAAAAAATCCTCTGAAGGCGTTGTGGTGAAAGGCGTCATGGAAAAACAGCAGAACAGTACCAACAGTGTCTTTCCCCTGCTGCAAAAAAATAATGTTTCTGTGCAGTGGGATTCCAACAAATACAAAATGCACCACAAAGTCTTTATCATTGACAATGAAACCGTGGTGACCGGAAGCATGAATCCGTCGGCAAGCGGTGCCAAAGGAAATGATGAAAATATTCTTATTATTCACGACCCCGCATTGGCAGAGAAGTTTGTTGAGGAATTTGAGCTTCTTGGGCAGTAA
- a CDS encoding serine/threonine-protein kinase: MSILGGTDTTERYRFIDRVGEGGMSTVYRAEDRETLGLVAVKLLHDDLARYDHSLFRFEREARILSALNHPLIVKCHGAITVSEDPKSDKLRPGFVMDYLEGKDLFDTLRDERVLDTEETAMIMLQLALAFDYVHRRGIVHRDMKPEQVSLQRNGCPSSTRITIYDFGICGFIGDNLPYATTSYRKLPVLAPDERRLTAHGTVFGTPEFVSPEEADGSKHVDGRTDLYALGIMLYQMISGKLPFRGGNKHSIISRQIYEPPAPFASIATCDYSYGRRQYQPSGLDAVCFKLLEKDPDKRHQTGRELAYAVLNALPDIMAERLLLSMSVGLLGMSWNQEQKPEKTPEKELVPEVETMASVSVAAVEEPVIPLVAQPIIVPLKRGFMDDIVSFFLAPDAWIRNRDRHL, encoded by the coding sequence ATGTCCATACTGGGAGGAACAGACACGACTGAACGCTACCGGTTTATTGACCGAGTTGGCGAAGGCGGCATGAGTACAGTCTACAGAGCAGAAGACCGTGAGACCCTCGGTTTAGTTGCCGTGAAACTTCTTCATGACGATCTTGCCCGTTACGACCATTCGCTCTTTCGTTTTGAGCGAGAAGCAAGAATTCTTAGTGCTCTGAACCATCCTCTCATTGTAAAATGCCATGGCGCTATCACCGTTTCTGAGGATCCCAAATCCGATAAACTGCGTCCCGGTTTTGTCATGGATTATCTTGAAGGAAAAGACCTCTTTGACACGCTTCGTGATGAACGAGTACTCGATACTGAAGAAACCGCAATGATAATGCTTCAGCTTGCATTAGCATTTGATTACGTCCATCGCCGCGGAATTGTGCATCGGGATATGAAACCAGAGCAAGTTTCGCTCCAGCGAAATGGATGTCCTTCTTCTACGAGAATAACCATCTATGACTTTGGCATCTGCGGTTTTATAGGTGATAATCTCCCCTATGCAACTACTAGCTATCGGAAACTACCTGTTCTTGCACCTGATGAGAGAAGGCTCACTGCTCACGGAACAGTTTTTGGTACGCCAGAATTTGTATCGCCTGAAGAAGCCGACGGAAGCAAACACGTCGATGGGCGCACGGATTTGTATGCTTTGGGAATCATGCTGTATCAGATGATTTCAGGCAAGTTGCCATTTCGTGGAGGAAATAAACACTCAATTATTTCTCGGCAAATCTATGAACCGCCGGCTCCATTTGCTTCAATAGCAACGTGTGATTACAGTTACGGGCGTCGGCAGTATCAGCCAAGTGGGCTTGATGCTGTTTGTTTCAAACTATTGGAAAAAGACCCCGACAAACGGCATCAAACCGGACGAGAACTTGCGTATGCCGTTCTCAATGCACTTCCCGATATCATGGCAGAACGCTTGCTGTTAAGCATGAGCGTTGGCCTGTTGGGCATGAGTTGGAACCAAGAGCAAAAACCTGAAAAAACTCCCGAAAAAGAATTGGTGCCTGAAGTTGAGACTATGGCATCGGTGTCGGTGGCCGCTGTTGAAGAACCGGTAATACCTCTCGTTGCTCAACCAATAATCGTTCCCCTAAAAAGAGGTTTCATGGACGACATCGTCTCTTTTTTCCTCGCACCGGATGCGTGGATACGAAATAGAGACCGTCATCTTTAA
- a CDS encoding PfkB family carbohydrate kinase codes for MVNLIIIGSLGLDDIETPFGKKENVLGGAASYASYAASFFAQPGVISIVGSDFPEEYLALLKKRNIDTTGIVMHGKTFRWSGFYEYDMNEAKTKKTELNCITAFNPVVPVHYKDARFVFLANIDPDLQEKVLAQTKNAFVVMDTMNFWIAQKKEKLLDIIKKVNIFVCNEGEARMLFGTPNLIEAGKKILALGPKAAVIKKGEHGALLFTNENGLHIFSAPAYPLEVVRDPTGCGDCFGGAFTAYLAKTNDTSEKNLRKAVVYGMAVASLNAEDFSLERLKTVTMDEIEERVALLRRMREF; via the coding sequence ATGGTCAACCTCATCATCATCGGCTCGCTTGGGCTGGACGACATCGAAACTCCCTTTGGAAAAAAAGAAAACGTGTTGGGCGGCGCTGCCAGCTATGCATCCTACGCTGCCTCTTTTTTCGCCCAGCCGGGCGTTATCAGCATTGTTGGCAGTGATTTTCCCGAAGAATATCTCGCTCTGCTGAAAAAAAGAAACATCGACACCACCGGCATTGTCATGCACGGAAAAACATTTCGCTGGTCGGGCTTCTATGAATACGACATGAACGAGGCGAAAACAAAAAAGACCGAGCTGAACTGCATCACTGCATTTAATCCCGTTGTTCCTGTTCATTACAAAGATGCGCGCTTTGTTTTCTTGGCGAATATTGACCCTGACCTTCAGGAAAAAGTGCTTGCCCAGACAAAAAATGCCTTTGTCGTGATGGACACGATGAACTTCTGGATTGCGCAAAAAAAAGAAAAATTGCTCGACATCATCAAAAAAGTCAACATCTTCGTCTGCAACGAAGGCGAAGCGAGAATGTTGTTTGGCACGCCGAACCTCATCGAAGCAGGCAAAAAAATTCTCGCGCTGGGGCCGAAAGCAGCCGTGATAAAAAAAGGCGAGCACGGCGCCTTGTTGTTTACGAATGAAAACGGCCTGCACATCTTCAGCGCGCCGGCCTATCCGCTTGAAGTGGTGCGTGATCCGACCGGCTGCGGCGATTGTTTCGGCGGAGCGTTTACCGCGTACCTTGCGAAAACCAACGATACCAGCGAGAAAAATTTGAGAAAAGCAGTGGTGTATGGCATGGCCGTTGCGTCATTGAATGCTGAAGATTTCAGCTTGGAACGGCTCAAAACCGTGACGATGGATGAGATTGAAGAGCGGGTTGCGCTGTTGAGAAGGATGAGGGAATTCTAG
- the ahcY gene encoding adenosylhomocysteinase, which yields MHTGKTFEIKDKALAAQGTLNIEWAEANMGALMKIKVRFAKEKPFKGLRIGMALHVTKETAVLVRTLIAGGASVAITGCNPLSTQDDVAAALAEEKDVSVWAYKGENKEDYYRYLTKVIETKPHITIDDGCDLVSEIHTKHPALIKDLVGGCEETTTGIIRLKAMVKDKALKYPIIAVNDNKTKHLLDNYYGTAQSTIDGIIRATNSLLAGKVFVVAGYGSCGKGIAKSARGQGAQVLVTEVHPFRALQATLDGFTIMKMDDAAKWGDIFVTVTGNKHVITVAHMKSMKNNAIVCNSGHFDNEIDVEGLRKSASSTRKIRPFMDEYVLGGKKIMLLAEGRLVNLGAAEGHPSEVMSTSFCGQALACEYLVKNRGKLNADVIVLPEEIDDYIAQTQLEALNIKIDSLTPEQKKYLASWQEGT from the coding sequence ATGCACACCGGAAAAACCTTTGAAATCAAAGACAAGGCACTCGCAGCCCAAGGTACGCTCAATATTGAATGGGCAGAAGCTAATATGGGAGCGCTCATGAAAATCAAGGTGCGCTTTGCAAAAGAAAAGCCATTCAAAGGATTGCGCATTGGTATGGCACTGCACGTGACCAAAGAAACAGCAGTTCTTGTCCGCACCCTCATCGCTGGCGGCGCAAGCGTGGCGATAACCGGCTGCAATCCCCTCTCAACACAAGATGATGTCGCCGCGGCGCTTGCAGAAGAAAAAGACGTCAGTGTGTGGGCATACAAGGGAGAGAACAAAGAAGATTACTATCGCTATCTCACTAAAGTCATCGAAACAAAACCACACATCACCATTGATGACGGCTGCGATTTGGTGAGCGAAATTCACACGAAGCATCCGGCACTCATCAAAGACCTTGTCGGCGGCTGTGAAGAAACGACTACTGGCATCATTCGGCTGAAGGCGATGGTGAAAGATAAGGCATTGAAGTACCCAATCATTGCAGTCAATGACAACAAGACGAAACATCTTCTTGACAATTATTACGGCACGGCGCAATCAACGATTGATGGCATCATCCGCGCGACAAATAGCTTGCTCGCGGGAAAAGTATTCGTTGTTGCCGGCTATGGCAGCTGCGGCAAGGGCATTGCGAAAAGCGCGCGCGGCCAAGGAGCACAAGTTCTTGTGACTGAAGTGCATCCATTCCGCGCCTTGCAGGCAACACTCGATGGCTTCACGATTATGAAAATGGATGACGCGGCGAAATGGGGCGACATTTTTGTGACGGTCACCGGCAACAAGCACGTCATTACGGTTGCGCACATGAAATCAATGAAAAACAACGCGATTGTGTGCAACTCCGGCCACTTCGACAATGAAATTGATGTTGAAGGACTGCGAAAAAGTGCTTCTTCCACTCGAAAAATACGGCCGTTCATGGATGAGTATGTTCTTGGCGGCAAAAAAATTATGCTGCTTGCTGAAGGTCGGCTCGTGAATCTCGGAGCGGCAGAAGGGCATCCGTCTGAAGTTATGTCTACCTCATTCTGCGGACAAGCATTGGCGTGCGAATACCTCGTGAAAAATCGCGGCAAATTAAATGCAGACGTTATCGTGCTGCCGGAAGAAATTGATGATTATATTGCGCAAACCCAACTTGAAGCGCTGAATATTAAAATTGATTCTTTGACGCCGGAACAGAAAAAGTATCTCGCGAGCTGGCAGGAAGGGACGTAA